A genomic window from Cucumis melo cultivar AY chromosome 8, USDA_Cmelo_AY_1.0, whole genome shotgun sequence includes:
- the LOC103490019 gene encoding probable histone H2A.4 yields MDSGGKAKKGFAGRRGGAGPKKKPVSRSVKAGLQFPVGRIGRYLKNGRYSQRVGTGAPVYLAAVLEYLAAEVLELAGNAARDNKKNRIIPRHVLLAVRNDEELGKLLAGVTIAHGGVLPNINPVLLPKKSERAGTAAKEPKSPSKGTKSPKKA; encoded by the exons ATGGATTCTGGCGGCAAGGCGAAGAAAGGCTTCGCCGGCAGAAGAGGCGGTGCCGGTCCTAAGAAGAAGCCTGTCTCTCGCTCTGTCAAAGCCGGCCTCCAGTTTCCCGTCGGCAGAATCGGTCGCTACTTGAAGAATGGCCGTTACTCTCAACGAGTCGGAACCGGCGCTCCGGTTTACCTTGCTGCTGTGCTTGAGTACCTCGCTGCTGAG GTTTTGGAACTGGCTGGGAATGCAGCAAGAGACAACAAGAAAAACAGGATCATCCCGAGACACGTGCTCTTGGCTGTGAGGAATGACGAGGAACTCGGGAAGCTTCTTGCCGGGGTGACAATTGCTCATGGTGGGGTGCTTCCGAACATCAACCCAGTCCTTCTTCCAAAGAAATCCGAGAGGGCAGGGACGGCAGCAAAGGAGCCTAAGTCTCCCTCCAAGGGTACCAAGTCCCCCAAGAAGGCCTAG